Within the Alphaproteobacteria bacterium genome, the region GCTCGACGAAATGCGCCTCGGCGCCATGATCGGCCTGGCCGCCATCTACATCATCCTGGCCTGGGTCTTCGCCAGCTATTCCCGGCCCTTCGTGGTCATGGCCATCATCCCCTTCGGCCTGATCGGCGCCATCCTCGGCCATTGGGTGATGGGCTTTGATCTGACCATCCTCAGCCTGATCGCGCTGTTGGGCCTGGCCGGCGTGCTGGTCAACGATTCGATCATTCTGGTCAGCACCATCGACGAGCGCATGGCCGCCGGCCAGGCCGCCTTCGAGGCCATCGTCGACGGTGCCCGCGACCGCTTGCGGGCCGTGCTGCTGACCTCGCTGACCACCATCGGCGGGCTCTTGCCGCTGATGTTCGAGACCAGCCTGCAGGCCCGCTTCATCATCCCCATGGCGGTGACGATTGTTTTCGGATTGGCCGTCGGCACTCTGCTGGTGCTGATCGTGGTGCCGGCATTGCTGGCCATCCAGGAGGATATCAGGCGAGTCTTATAGGACCCTCACCGGGCGGGCGCATCCGCGCCCTTGGCCTCCGCCCCCCCCAGGGGGCGGCTTAGCGCCGGTACCAGCGTGTTTTTTTGCTGCTTGGTCTTGGTGCAACGGGAGCGACCGCGACCCGCCGCCACTGCGGCGCCCCCGCGGAGGCTGCGGACCGCAGGGCCGCCGCCGTGAGCGACAATAACTAACCTCTCCAGAACCCGGGCGTCAGCAGCACCAGGACGGTGAGCAGCTCGAGCCGGCCCAGCAGCATGCCCAGGCTGAGCACCCACTTGGCGGCGGCCGGCAGCGAGGCGAAGGTGCCGCTGGGGCCGATGGTGTCGCCCAGCGCCGGGCCGACGTTGGCGATGGCCGTGGCGGCGCCCGAGACGCTGGTCACGAAATCGAGCCCCAGCGCCGTCAGCGCCAGTGTCAGCGCGGCGAAAACCAGGGCGAAGAGGAAGAAGAACGTCATCACCGCCTCGATCACCGATTCGGGAATGGGCTTGCGGTTGTAGTAGGCGACGAAGACGCCGTGGGGCCGCCAAAGCCGGCCGATCTGAACCTTGGCGGCCTGGTGCAGCACCTGGTAGCGGAAGATCTTGATGCCGCACGAGGTCGAACCGGCGCAGCCGCCGATGAACATGAACATGAAAAACGCGGTCACGGCGAAAGAGCCCCAGGTGTTGTAGTCGGCCGTCGAATAACCGGTGCCGGTGATGATCGAGATGACGTTGAAGGCGCATAGCCGTAGCGTCTCGGCAGCCTCCAGCCCGCCCTCCCAGCGCCAGGCCGCGATGGCCAGCAGGCA harbors:
- a CDS encoding efflux RND transporter permease subunit, which produces LDEMRLGAMIGLAAIYIILAWVFASYSRPFVVMAIIPFGLIGAILGHWVMGFDLTILSLIALLGLAGVLVNDSIILVSTIDERMAAGQAAFEAIVDGARDRLRAVLLTSLTTIGGLLPLMFETSLQARFIIPMAVTIVFGLAVGTLLVLIVVPALLAIQEDIRRVL